One Gadus chalcogrammus isolate NIFS_2021 chromosome 7, NIFS_Gcha_1.0, whole genome shotgun sequence genomic window, TAGGGACTCTGTGAACAATTAAGCGAGCAAATACTTTAATGTTGAGATCGTTTTTGATagatatatacaaacataaTGAGACCACCAACACATCTCAACACAACTCTGTCCCTTGGGGAACGCCCTCATTGTGGTTTCGGCTGTCTGTTATTTTCACAAGCTTTGACCAGGAAATTACGTAACGGAATCGGATGATCTCGATCATCCGTTATGCCATCATAGTGTCATGTTTTCTGGGCGTGTCTTATCCacgggacgccgccgccgcccccgtcaTCTAATTGGTTATGGTGTGTGCCAATCCGCGCTTGGTGTGGCAATGCTTCCCCTCAACACGGCTGACCTTGCTGCCCACAAGGGTACCGACCCCGAGGTTTACAGAGGAGAATGAGCGACCTCTTCCTGGGCTCTGGGAAAGTCCTTGTCTGCCGTCGCGTCTCCAGGACGGTGATGTTATGGCGGCCCTCTGCAGTCGTCCGCTTGATCCCTTCCCGCGGTGACCTCAGCTGTCCTGCATCACTGCCCCAGAACACCGCCTCTCACCACTCCCAGTCCCTACACCctactctcctccctctctctttctctcggtctctcttggtctccctccctctctctcactcgttctctctctttccctcggtCTCCATCTCTATCGTTCGgtctctctcctggcttcagcGTCTACCACGTCTGCCATCTCCTTCTCACTGCACCTAATTAATCCCTCGACTGTGGGCCATCTCTGTACCACCCCCCAAAACTCTGCTTTTTCTAACCTAACCTGGTGGAGCTTGTAGCAAAGGTCACAGGTCAGGCAGCCAACAGCCCGAGCACCAAACCGTTGCCAACGGCTGTTGGCTGCTACGGACCGCGTGCAGGTGGTTTGAATGTCGGAGCTTGGACTCAAGCCTGGGTTTGATTGAGTCCTCATGCATATGTAaaatgcccttttttttttttacacaattaaTTTTGCGCACTTAAAtaacacacacttatgcacacacacacacacaggctgctgGCTGCCATTGCTTGCGCTGTGGCTGGGATTTGGCTTACAAACACAGATGGCCACCTTGCACTAAGCATGAGTTAGGAGAATCGATGTTCTACTTCTTAATGCTAAGCTTAAAGATCACATAGAAGAGAGGGTCGAGTCCAGTTTGACCGCCACGGCACCGCTAGATTTATGGGCAGACTAGACCTATTTATTTCCATCATGTTTTTAGCTTAACTCAGAAAATGATCCCGTCTAAATCCCCTGGTGGAATTATTTCACGTTTCCTTAATGTCTTCGTCATGGCTACATTATGTGTAATGAGTtcatgcaacaaaaaaatatatattaaaaaaaaatcgagttGCCAGGGTAacttgatcccccccccccagtctaaTGGCGTCTTCTCTCCCGTTTCCCCTCGGCAGTTGCAATTCTTGCGGCACCAAATGCAGCAGCGAACGGCttcggcggtggcggcggcggcccgcAGGGAGGagccggcgccgccgccgccgccgcataCCGCCAACCTGCCAAGAagtaagaggaagaggagcacgCCGCAAGCCATGCCCAAGTGATGATGATGcaatcccctccccctcccgccctaTCCCCAACCCCAGCCCTGACATCATGAGGACAGACTGATCCAAACCGCGGACCAACAGCCTCGCCGTGGAGACTGGAAGGCGGGGCAGAAAAAAATACGTTTTGCTAAATTTGTATGAATTtatttctgctttttttttattttgtagctattggaaaaaaaaaaaaggattatgTTTGGGAGAGACGGTCGTCGCACGGTGTTAAGGAACCCTTCCCCCCCGTGGTCATGGAGGACGCTAAGGATTTAGCTCTTGTTATGACCACGAGCGGAGGCActttggggggcgggggggggggggggttcagcttCCCTTACAGAAGTGGCTCGACAGACCGGGGTGTCAAGCGTGCGTTTTTTCAGGGGGATCCCGTCCTTCCTCAGTGTGGCCCCCGCCCTCCCATctcagctgcccccccccccccccccccccccccccccccagggcaggAAACGCCCCGAAGCACAGCCCCGCCAAcactaaagaaaaacaaaagccgCCGAGACTCCGCTGCCAAAACGCACGGTTGAGCCATCGCTCCTTTTGATTGGTTCAAAGTGTGGCGCGCGTGTCCCGCTCATGTAATTGAAACGGCGCCGCTTTGAGCCAATCCGAAACAGCCACTGGGATGACGTGTGCTTCAGCCCCTCTGGCAGTGGCCCCTGTGGGATCGACTTGTAACCAGTCTTTCTCAtcctagtggtggtggtggtgggacgaggggggggggtcccctttTACCTCTGTAGGTCTACTCTGAGCGCGCCTGGCACGGGGCTCTGGCAGGGACTGGGATCCCAACATGCAACACGGTGTCCCTGCTTTTTGTACAGCACATCCTGACGCCTTTCCTTTTAAACTAGCTCCAGAGCCAAGAGTGTATTCTTACGagaacgtgcgtgtgtgtgagagagagagagtgtgtgtttgtgcgtgtctgtgagcgagagagatattTCTGAACACTGAGGAataatttttttaaacagtCTTTGTCAGCAGTTTTATTGTTATggagaaaaaaatgaatatatattGACAGTTGAAAAATACAAGTTttagatacaaaaaaaaaaaaaagaagacttGCTTTGTGATTCTTTATTTTCCCGACGTGACGCTTTGGGCGACCTTATCGATGAGCTTCCGGATCTCTCTGTGGCGCACCTGCGCTCGGCTGATGCACTCCTGCAGCCTTTCCCCGGAGAGCGACGTCCCACCTGAGATCGGCACAAAACATGAGGGTGTTAGCATTAGCGTAGCCATGAGGGGGCTACGCTAATGCGCGGGACACGAGAGCCAAATTGCTTTCTAGTCCGTCGCCTTTAAATCAGGAAATTTTCTGCTCAATTTTGGCTCACCAATTTTTAAGAATCCGATTTTTAATAGTGATGAAGACCAGTAAACTAATCAAATTAACTCTTAGAACCACCCTCCATCTTGGCTCGCTGTACAATCGGTAAGAAAGGCCATCGCAAAACAGCGTCCGGCCGGTGTTAGCTGTAAAAGGTTGGATGTCTGACCTGGTTTGTGGACCGAGCAGAGGCGCCCGTCTTCGTCCGTGACCACGGTGAGTTGAGCTGTGGACAGTCTCTCCTCCTCGCCCGTGGGGTCCACGATCAGAATGGAGCTACGGCACAAAACGGAGCAGTGTGATCAATGAGGTCATTGACATGAATTATGAAAACTGTTTGAATGAATCCACATAGTGAAGCATCTCAAATGTCTTGCTCTTTTTCTTTCAATAACATGATCCCTGTTCTTCCATCTCTTCTAGCAAGGGAACATGGACACTCAAGTCCTTCAATCTATCTAGCAGAGCAATAGAACAATCAAGTCCTCTACTACTTGGTTTCATCTACAACTAAATCTACCAGGTTCTTATAATTGCTAAAAAAGCTAAAATCTAGTTTTATTGTAATAATACCCAATATTAAAACCATCAAAGAATGTAGTAGGCTTATTGACTGAATCAAAAATGTAGGAAGGAGTGAAAGAGGAGTGGTACTTACTTGTCAAACACGCAGAAGGAGGAGGCTACCGGGTGCCGGTGAATCTGCAGCGGCTTCCTCTTCGTTAAATCCACCTCCGGCAGACTGGTCTCTGCATTCACTGTGACCTCTGGAAGTCGTGCTGCGAGGAGAAAAGTAGAATACAGAAATACAATTATAGATTGAGTCCCGGTAAAGGCTAAACCAAAAGATTAATAAAAAAGTAGTAAGGTGTAACACAATAAAAGACCACCTGTTTATTGTGGCTGCTGTGAGGAGAAAATTAGAATACTGAAATAAAATTATAGATTGAGACCCGGTAGAAACTAAAAAaggtaataaaaaaaaggggggtATAACCCAATTAAAGACCACCTGTTTATTATGCAACAAGCATTTCAATCAGTTTCACAAAATGTGAAGTGTACCTACACAATTAAAGAAACACGGGGGACATATTTCCGAAAAGTTAAATCGTAGTGAACAGTTTGCCGAGTTAACGGTGTGTGCGTTACCATTCTTGAGCGCGGCGAGCAGGGCGATTGTGCAAGTGTCCAACAGGTTGCCGTCGTAGTCGAGACACATAAGGTCACAGTACAGCACCCAGCACAGCTGTAAGAGACACCAGAAGGGCCAACGTACATGAACAACGTCATCATCCGCCAGGATCCTGACAAATGCCACAGCACAGGTGATTGGTCTTATTTACCTTTCCACGCTCTATGCACAGGTCCTCGGTCTTCACCACCTCAGAGCTGGAATATAAACGATTGAATGAGCAATGAGCATATGTATTAATAACTGGCCTGGATAAAGCAGTTCAGGTTAGGTCAGGTCCCATCacatgccaccaggtgcgagtgtgattagccttacaagcccttttgaaaatctgccccttctgaCATCGCATgtaggcgtgtccacctagatgtgtgctggatagatcagtctaccagcctacccagtggactgaggcaaacgttgctcatctatccaggtggcgacgcccacttgtgatgtcataagaggccgattttcaatgATGTCATAACGgctactcacactcacacctggtggcatgtcatcgGACCTTTAAAGTCTCAGGCCCCGATTACACGAAGGGAAACCGCAGATATTTCCACACGGtctggcctctcatttacacaaaaacagtttttatcCCAGAatacgatcatttctaaaaactccggccaaagtggagatctctgaaaacgccggttatgtgttgtcgtgtcaacggggagaagcggggttttaggttctgaagcgtcacattatgcgccaggaaatgcttaacgtcatatgagcgccctctgtttacagtttgtttgttacaggaagacgctcgtgttattcgttgttgttgattctgaggattctgattggcttgcatggctttatccttctccctacactgccgcgcacaggtttggcatagttataatggcgctcgacggtgtatttatgcgttttgatctAAACGACAACTTATTTGAAATcgatgtgtgcacaatgttatttttgaaaacggaggggggggaaatattcgtttctataaataccctgctacgtataaacgtggcctcagaGCCGGGAATGTTAACGATCTAATGAGCCTGTATTAATAACAGGGGCCTGAGGGAAGCGGCTCAGGTGGAaagtgagggaggggtgggaccCGGCACCTTTCAATGATGTCAGCCATGAACTGGCTGGCGGCCTGGGCCTGCTCCCCCGGAGCGCCGGGCCTGAAGCCAGACGAACACAGCGGAGGAAGGTCCACGTTGGGcactgcaacacaaacacacacacacacactttaaatatCTCACAAAGTGTCCCATGAATACAGCTGGAATCTCATGACGGCCGTTCTCCCTCCACCTCGGTCCTCCACCCCCAAGGTAGCCCTGCGTCTATCTACGAAGTCATTTGTATTTTCCATGTTAAAGCAATGTACGGTATACAAATTGATTTAGAAACGTGGTATACAAGTAAAGTATTAGCATTATATTAATCTTGCTTTGCTTGGGCACAGGATAGATCGTGGAGGATGTATACTCCCAAAAAGGCCAAAATGTTCCAGGATCGTTCCAGCCGTGAAGGAGGCTTCATTGAGACGTATCTGGATTCACTGTGCATTTTTCTTTGGATCACACGGTCTCGCTGAATCGTAGTGATAACTCACCGATGTAACCTTTGTTAGGGGCCTCGACCGACGGGTTGGCAAGCTCCTGTGGACgatgaaagaaacacaacagtcAATTGTCAAGATTTATTAACAAGCACTGAAACGTGGTTGCATTAGCAAAATGTACCATTTTGATTCCACAGATGACTGTGGTGTTTCCAATCTTAACCAGGGCAGAGCCCTCTGCTGTGGAAATGGATCctacgggg contains:
- the exosc8 gene encoding exosome complex component RRP43, with protein sequence MAAGFKTAEPLEYHRSFLKENCRPDGRELVEFRTTTLNIGSISTAEGSALVKIGNTTVICGIKMELANPSVEAPNKGYIVPNVDLPPLCSSGFRPGAPGEQAQAASQFMADIIESSEVVKTEDLCIERGKLCWVLYCDLMCLDYDGNLLDTCTIALLAALKNARLPEVTVNAETSLPEVDLTKRKPLQIHRHPVASSFCVFDNSILIVDPTGEEERLSTAQLTVVTDEDGRLCSVHKPGGTSLSGERLQECISRAQVRHREIRKLIDKVAQSVTSGK